Proteins found in one Crassostrea angulata isolate pt1a10 chromosome 3, ASM2561291v2, whole genome shotgun sequence genomic segment:
- the LOC128177081 gene encoding uncharacterized protein LOC128177081 isoform X2 — METWINGVSVAFLLDTSSSMIGEGFEQMKKVFLSIIQGYSDEPSIDHCVAVISFGKEVQVLQKYSNDYSNMLHILDDIECEGPSSLKQALMAAYPFLRSGLNGSFIGPFYINANLVIISGGDVSGEDENEINDKQREVLSMARLIGSENPIVCVQVGDNPDKRFLGGIAFSSRYGKLLDIYEAPQFARYPANMVVASKIIGSVPTTKYSVDDVREALKSKEEFASITEKDIGDIFKILTNRHAYGIFSCQSNSTDNDLQLEGDPRFPPIGTRVRRGPCWPFSNQDSCMPGTVIGYRNGYSNLLVEWDTSMVFPYHFDKYGFHQISNVEVCDVPRVLQTEKIAVGCLVQRGPDWKWFDQDGGNDNIGTVYKVKRDNTIFVHWFNGTKGNYRFGYDNKYDLKVCNPLDENVMKKLENQQRDWHSDVLKRRFPVFHLMFLHAETLKKGTEEWDELLDEGLKVNENTSTNLNTKEAYGEKEDSTSQSSQTEDELLDEGQIDQENTSTNQNTGEDYGEQENSNSKGSQEEDECDESENELDEGKKIQKNTLQNQNSGKDNEEQNDPNSKGEE; from the exons ATGGAAACATGGATTAATGGTGTATCCGTTGCCTTTCTACTCGATACTTCAAGCAGTATGATAGGAGAGGGCTTTGAGcaaatgaaaaaagtattccTGTCAATAATTCAAG GATACTCTGATGAGCCCTCAATAGATCATTGTGTTGCTGTCATAAGCTTTGGAAAAGAAgtacaagttttacaaaaatactCAAATGACTACAGCAATATGTTGCACATCTTAG ATGACATAGAATGTGAGGGACCGTCATCATTAAAACAAGCACTTATGGCAGCGTACCCCTTCTTAAGATCAg GATTAAATGGGAGTTTTATTGGTCCATTCTACATCAATGCAAACCTGGTTATTATATCGGGGGGTGATGTATCCGGCGAAGACGAAAACGAAATAAATGACAAA CAACGGGAAGTACTGTCTATGGCTAGACTAATTGGCTCAGAAAATCCGATTGTATGTGTGCAAGTTGGCGACAACCCGGACAAG CGTTTCTTAGGTGGAATTGCATTTTCATCGAGATATGGAAAGCTTTTAGATATTTACGAGGCGCCGCAGTTTGCACGATATCCTGCAAATATG GTCGTCGCATCAAAAATTATTGGCAGTGTTCCAACAACAAAATACTCTGTAGATGACGTAAGAGAAGCACTGAAGTCTAAAGAGGAGTTTGCATCAATAACAGAGAAGGATATA GGTGACATTTTTAAGATTCTGACCAACAGACATGCGTATGGGATTTTTTCTTGCCAGTCAAACTCCACTGATAATGATTTGCAGTTGGAAGGTGATCCTAGGTTTCCACCGATTGGAACGCGTGTCAGAAGAGGACCTTGTTGGCCATTTTCCAACCAGGATTCCTGCATGCCTGGAACAGTCATAGGTTATAGAAATGGTT ATTCAAACTTACTAGTTGAATGGGATACAAGCATGGTATTTCCGTATCATTTTGACAAGTATGGGTTTCATCAAATATCTAATGTGGAGGTCTGTGACGTACCAAGAGTTCTACAAACAGAGAAAATTGCCGTAGGATGTCTTGTTCAGAGAG GTCCAGACTGGAAGTGGTTTGACCAAGATGGCGGGAATGATAATATTGGGACGGTCTACAAAGTGAAGAGAGACAACACCATCTTT GTACACTGGTTTAATGGTACAAAGGGAAACTACAGATTCGGATATGATAACAAATATGACCTTAAGGTCTG taACCCtcttgatgaaaatgttatgaaaaaacttgaaaatcAACAAAGAGATTGGCACTCGGATGTTTTGAAGAGAAGGTTTCCAGTCTTCCACCTAATGTTCTTACATGCAGAGACTCTGAAAAAGG GCACAGAAGAATGGGATGAATTGTTAGACGAAGGTCTAAAAGTTAATGAAAACACTTCGACAAATCTAAATACAAAGGAGGCTTATGGAGAAAAGGAGGACTCAACCTCTCAAA GTTCACAAACCGAGGATGAATTGTTAGACGAAGGTCAAATAGATCAGGAAAACACTTCGACAAATCAAAATACCGGAGAGGATTATGGAGAGCAGGAAAACTCAAACTCTAAAG